One genomic window of Numida meleagris isolate 19003 breed g44 Domestic line chromosome 1, NumMel1.0, whole genome shotgun sequence includes the following:
- the RAI2 gene encoding retinoic acid-induced protein 2, which yields MEELYKETPNLPMDVTSPPAAMANNKLENGVAQLITAEAWNINSADLMKKALSPLVTVPAPSILTPPAESQSGVALKVAATVLQPICLGDSPVVLPIHLQVAGSAAPQMPANGATPYVMTTQGPVPLPVLLEQHVFQHLNSPLVLPPGAACPTSPLHGGLFPGASAPVGQPQLLDPKPSGPGQEPVLPPVFQTPGFAAVLQDLFPSGQGALGSAPCQPPPDYAALPPQAFSSPLSPLVPPATLLVPYPVIVPLPVPVPIPIPVPIPVPHGAEAKVAPDLPKPPLFTPQPCKGTQTPLEKEETKPFDLVHQRDFSQLSRHTVIKMGSENEALDLSMKGPPVPRACEAAPLPPSPEDGALDLSLASCRKPGGPSGETACSGPSTEGSPQDKPAIPFTPSKVPEAAGKAEGRVAGPGELLRPPQKWLVEPAGRAACEPKAGGNNIEIVSTSQTAKVIVSVKDAVPAIFCGKIKGLSGVSTKNFSFKRDMPQDSVLQCYDVKSQPEPRDNAEALRKPVKNRSVKLKKMNSPEIHILPIKKQRLAAFFPRK from the coding sequence ATGGAGGAGCTCTACAAGGAGACCCCCAACCTGCCCATGGATGTCACCAGCCCGCCGGCGGCCATGGCCAACAACAAGCTGGAGAACGGTGTGGCCCAGCTGATCACGGCAGAGGCCTGGAACATCAACTCGGCTGACCTGATGAAGAAGGCCCTGTCCCCACTGGTGACTGTCCCCGCTCCCTCCATCCTGACGCCGCCGGCCGAGTCGCAGAGCGGGGTGGCGCTGAAGGTGGCGgccactgtgctgcagcccatCTGCCTGGGGGACAGCCCCGTCGTCCTGCCCATCCACCTGCAGGTGGCTGGCAGTGCCGCCCCACAGATGCCGGCCAACGGTGCCACCCCGTACGTCATGACCACGCAGGGTCCCGTCCCGCTACCCgtcctgctggagcagcacgTCTTCCAGCACCTCAACTCACCCCTGGTGCTGCCCCCCGGTGCCGCCTGCCCCACCAGCCCCCTGCACGGTGGCCTCTTCCCGGGCGCCTCCGCCCCCGTCggccagccccagctcctggaCCCCAAGCCCTCAGGCCCAGGCCAGGAGCCCGTGCTGCCACCCGTCTTTCAGACACCGGGTTTTGCTGCAGTCCTGCAGGACCTCTTCCCCTCGGGGCAGGGTGCCCTGGGCTCGGCCCCCTGCCAGCCCCCTCCTGACTACGCCGCCCTCCCGCCCCAGGCCTTCAGCTCACCCCTCTCCCCGCTGGTGCCCCCTGCCACGCTGCTGGTGCCCTACCCCGTCATCGTGCCCCTGCCCGTCCCTGTGCCTATtcccatccccgtccccatccccgtgcCCCACGGCGCTGAGGCCAAGGTGGCCCCCGACCTGCCCAAGCCCCCGCTCTTCACCCCGCAGCCCTGCAAGGGCACCCAGACCCCCCTGGAGAAGGAGGAGACGAAGCCCTTTGACCTCGTCCACCAGCGGGACTTCTCCCAGCTAAGCCGCCACACCGTCATCAAGATGGGCAGCGAGAACGAGGCACTGGACCTCTCCATGAAGGGCCCACCCGTGCCCCGGGCCTGCGAGGCCGCCCCGCTGCCGCCATCCCCTGAGGACGGGGCGCTAGACCTGTCCCTCGCCTCCTGCCGCAAGCCGGGGGGCCCCAGTGGGGAGACGGCCTGCAGCGGGCCCAGCACCGAGGGCAGTCCGCAGGACAAGCCGGCCATCCCCTTCACCCCCTCCAAAGTGCCGGAGGCCGCGGGCAAGGCGGAGGGCAGGGTGGCGGGGCCGGGCGAGCTCCTGCGGCCGCCGCAGAAGTGGTTGGTGGAGCCGGCGGGGAGGGCGGCCTGTGAACCCAAGGCCGGCGGCAACAACATCGAGATCGTCAGCACCTCGCAGACAGCCAAAGTCATCGTCTCCGTCAAGGACGCCGTGCCCGCCATCTTCTGCGGCAAGATCAAGGGCCTGTCGGGGGTGTCCACCAAAAACTTCTCCTTCAAAAGGGACATGCCCCAGGACTCGGTACTGCAGTGCTACGACGTGAAGAGCCAGCCCGAGCCCCGGGACAACGCCGAGGCGCTTAGGAAACCCGTAAAGAACAGGAGCGTaaagctaaagaaaatgaactcGCCCGAAATACACATTCTGCCAATCAAGAAGCAACGGCTCGCTGCCTTTTTTCCAAGAAAGTAA